In Mycolicibacterium alvei, a single window of DNA contains:
- a CDS encoding SDR family oxidoreductase: MTTPQSDKRVAVVTGASAGIGAATARSLAALGFHVICAARRADRVQSLAEEIGGTAVVADVTDQDAVDALAAQLDRVDVLVNNAGGARGLESVLDADLEHWRWMWETNVLGTLRVSRALLPKLIASGDGLIVTVTSIAAFETYDGGSGYTAAKHAQGALHRTLRGELLGKPVRLTEIAPGAVETEFSLVRFDGDRERADNVYRGITPMVAEDVAEVIGFVASRPSHVNLDQIVIRPRDQAPHGRFSRKV; this comes from the coding sequence ATGACGACACCACAGTCAGACAAACGCGTGGCAGTGGTTACCGGCGCCAGCGCCGGAATCGGTGCCGCGACAGCCAGATCCCTTGCTGCCCTGGGCTTTCACGTCATCTGCGCGGCCCGTCGGGCCGATCGGGTCCAGTCACTGGCCGAGGAGATCGGCGGCACCGCGGTGGTGGCGGACGTCACCGACCAGGACGCGGTCGACGCCCTGGCGGCCCAGCTGGATCGGGTGGATGTGCTGGTGAACAACGCCGGCGGGGCCAGGGGGCTGGAATCCGTCCTGGACGCTGACCTGGAGCATTGGCGGTGGATGTGGGAAACCAACGTGCTCGGCACCCTGCGGGTGTCCCGGGCGCTGCTGCCCAAGCTCATCGCCTCCGGCGACGGCCTGATCGTCACCGTCACCTCGATCGCGGCATTCGAGACCTACGACGGCGGCTCGGGATACACCGCGGCCAAACACGCCCAGGGTGCCCTGCACCGCACGCTGCGCGGTGAGCTTCTCGGAAAACCGGTGCGGCTCACCGAGATTGCGCCGGGTGCCGTCGAGACCGAGTTCTCGTTGGTGCGCTTCGACGGCGACCGGGAACGCGCCGACAACGTGTACCGGGGCATCACCCCGATGGTGGCCGAGGACGTCGCCGAGGTGATCGGGTTCGTCGCGTCACGCCCGTCACACGTCAACCTGGATCAGATCGTGATCCGGCCGCGCGATCAGGCCCCGCACGGACGCTTCAGCCGGAAAGTGTGA
- a CDS encoding L,D-transpeptidase produces the protein MSPADDIEAGAPLLNRRRALTVLTVGMGAGVLAACSAGSSVSGPQAQESTAPTVTYEPAADAEDVLPTAPAGVKVDNGVFQRVSLTNANGKVVAGKFNSDRTAFTVTEPLGYDSTYTWAGSVVGPDGKAESVQATFSTVAPQKQVSGQFQLADGQVVGVAAPIILQFDAAIDDKDRATVEKALQVTTTPPVEGSWAWLPDEAGGSRVHWRTREYYPTGTKVSVKAPLYGVSFGDGAYGAADSTLDFEIGRRQVVKAEASSHRIQVLDGAGAVIMDFPCSYGEGDLDRNVTRSGIHVVTEKYEDFWMTNPAAGYSNVHERFAVRISNNGEFIHCNPNSIGSQGNTNVTNGCINLNLENSQQYFNSAMYGDPVEVTGTRIDLSYADGDLWDWAVDWSEWKSMSALSSQDSPANLPATAPATPTDAPTLSGIPTTTTPPKPTPGG, from the coding sequence GTGAGCCCTGCCGATGATATAGAGGCCGGTGCGCCGTTGCTCAATCGGCGGCGCGCCCTGACGGTGCTGACCGTCGGAATGGGTGCCGGGGTGCTGGCTGCCTGCTCGGCAGGATCATCGGTCTCCGGACCTCAGGCCCAGGAATCGACCGCGCCGACGGTGACGTACGAGCCTGCCGCCGACGCCGAGGACGTGCTGCCGACCGCGCCGGCCGGAGTGAAGGTCGACAACGGTGTGTTCCAGCGCGTCAGCCTGACCAACGCCAACGGCAAGGTGGTCGCCGGCAAATTCAACAGCGACCGCACCGCGTTCACTGTCACCGAGCCCCTCGGCTACGACTCCACCTACACCTGGGCCGGCTCGGTGGTGGGCCCGGACGGCAAGGCCGAATCCGTACAGGCCACCTTCTCCACGGTCGCCCCGCAGAAACAGGTCAGCGGTCAGTTCCAGCTCGCCGACGGACAGGTTGTCGGCGTGGCCGCGCCGATCATCCTGCAGTTCGACGCCGCGATCGACGACAAGGACCGGGCGACCGTCGAAAAAGCCCTTCAGGTCACCACCACACCGCCGGTCGAGGGCAGCTGGGCGTGGCTGCCCGACGAGGCCGGAGGCTCGCGGGTGCACTGGCGGACCCGGGAGTACTACCCGACCGGAACCAAGGTCAGCGTCAAGGCGCCGTTGTACGGCGTCAGCTTCGGCGATGGCGCCTACGGTGCGGCCGACTCGACGCTCGACTTCGAGATCGGACGTCGCCAGGTGGTCAAGGCCGAGGCGTCCAGCCACCGCATCCAGGTGCTCGACGGGGCCGGCGCGGTGATCATGGACTTCCCGTGCAGCTACGGCGAAGGCGATCTGGACCGCAACGTCACCCGCAGCGGCATCCACGTGGTGACCGAGAAGTACGAGGACTTCTGGATGACCAACCCGGCCGCCGGGTACTCCAATGTGCACGAGCGCTTCGCGGTGCGGATCTCCAACAACGGTGAGTTCATCCACTGCAACCCCAACAGCATCGGTTCGCAGGGCAACACGAACGTCACCAACGGTTGCATCAACCTGAACCTGGAGAACTCGCAGCAGTACTTCAACAGCGCGATGTACGGCGACCCGGTCGAGGTGACCGGCACCCGCATCGACCTGTCCTACGCCGACGGCGACCTCTGGGACTGGGCGGTGGACTGGAGCGAGTGGAAGTCCATGTCGGCGCTGTCCTCGCAGGATTCGCCGGCGAATCTTCCTGCGACGGCCCCGGCGACGCCGACCGACGCTCCGACCCTGTCCGGCATACCTACGACCACCACGCCGCCCAAGCCCACACCGGGCGGGTAA
- a CDS encoding UDP-N-acetylmuramate dehydrogenase has translation MVSSYVAGVAVDESVALAPLTTLRVGPVAPRVLTCTSTDQLIDVLRAVSDPILVLAGGSNVVLADDLADTMPDLTVVRVANTAITVEGDLLRAEAGAVFDDVVVASLQHGLGGLECLSGIPGSAGATPVQNVGAYGAEVADTISRVRLLDRRTGEVRWAATEELKFGYRTSILKHSDAVIVLEVEFTLDQTGRSAPLRYRELATALGVEPGERADPMRVRQTVLGLRAGKGMVLDAHDHDTWSVGSFFTNPVVSQAEFERVQAGADAAGKGAVPNYPAPDGVKLAAGWLVEHAGFGKGYPGDGAPARLSTKHALALTNRGEANTADVIALARAVQAGVLDRFGITLQPEPILFGCDLSVP, from the coding sequence GTGGTCAGTTCGTATGTTGCCGGTGTCGCGGTCGACGAGTCGGTTGCGCTGGCCCCGCTGACCACCCTGCGGGTCGGGCCGGTGGCGCCCAGGGTGTTGACCTGCACCAGCACCGATCAGCTCATCGATGTGCTGCGCGCGGTGTCCGATCCGATCCTGGTGCTCGCCGGCGGATCCAACGTCGTGCTGGCCGATGACCTGGCCGACACCATGCCGGATCTCACCGTGGTGCGCGTGGCCAACACCGCCATCACCGTCGAGGGTGATCTGCTGCGCGCCGAGGCCGGTGCCGTGTTCGACGACGTCGTCGTCGCCTCGCTGCAGCACGGGCTGGGCGGGCTCGAATGCCTGTCCGGGATACCGGGATCGGCCGGGGCCACCCCGGTGCAGAACGTGGGTGCCTACGGGGCCGAGGTCGCCGACACCATCAGCCGGGTCCGGTTGCTCGACCGGCGCACGGGTGAAGTCCGTTGGGCTGCAACGGAAGAGCTCAAATTCGGCTATCGCACCAGCATCCTCAAACACTCCGATGCCGTGATCGTGCTCGAGGTCGAGTTCACCCTCGATCAGACTGGCCGAAGCGCACCGCTGCGTTACCGCGAACTGGCCACCGCACTGGGTGTCGAACCGGGGGAGCGCGCCGACCCGATGCGGGTTCGCCAGACCGTGCTGGGTTTGCGCGCCGGCAAAGGGATGGTCCTCGACGCGCACGACCACGACACCTGGAGTGTCGGGTCGTTCTTCACCAACCCGGTGGTGTCGCAGGCCGAGTTCGAGCGGGTGCAGGCCGGGGCCGACGCCGCGGGGAAGGGGGCGGTGCCGAACTACCCCGCTCCGGACGGGGTCAAGCTCGCTGCAGGCTGGCTGGTCGAGCACGCCGGGTTTGGTAAGGGATACCCCGGTGACGGTGCTCCGGCACGGCTGTCGACCAAACATGCGCTGGCTCTGACCAATCGTGGCGAGGCGAACACCGCTGATGTGATTGCCCTGGCCAGAGCGGTGCAGGCGGGTGTTCTGGACCGCTTCGGCATCACTCTGCAGCCCGAACCGATTCTGTTTGGGTGCGATCTATCAGTACCCTAG
- a CDS encoding DUF2505 domain-containing protein, protein MPRSFDMASDYEGSVEQVHRAFGDEQYWLARLADSGADATALDALTVTDAGDITAVTTQTLRANQLPGLVSQFHRGDLHIRREERWQPIRHGASHGTVRGSVAGAPVSLSGTATLAATDRGSRLSVHITVEVRVPLVGGKIESFIGTQLVDLLTAEQRFTSVWITEHH, encoded by the coding sequence ATGCCGCGATCATTCGACATGGCCAGCGACTACGAGGGCAGCGTCGAACAGGTCCACCGGGCATTCGGTGACGAACAGTATTGGCTGGCCCGGCTGGCCGATTCCGGGGCCGACGCGACCGCGCTGGACGCGTTGACCGTGACCGACGCCGGCGATATCACGGCGGTCACCACCCAGACCCTGCGCGCCAACCAGCTGCCCGGGCTGGTGTCGCAGTTCCACCGCGGCGATCTGCACATCCGGCGCGAGGAGCGGTGGCAGCCGATCCGGCATGGCGCGTCGCACGGCACGGTGCGGGGCTCGGTCGCCGGGGCGCCGGTGTCGCTGTCCGGGACCGCGACGCTTGCCGCGACCGACCGCGGGTCCCGGCTGTCGGTACACATCACGGTCGAGGTCAGGGTGCCGCTGGTCGGCGGCAAGATCGAGAGTTTCATCGGCACGCAGCTGGTCGACCTCCTGACCGCCGAGCAACGGTTCACCTCGGTGTGGATCACCGAACACCACTGA
- a CDS encoding DUF2505 domain-containing protein yields MSRSRQTTMPFDAPVETIYAVYANAAYWQAMMDRYDNLTPGKSDLTAFNADESGIEVEFRQVLPRAELPAILRSVIPLDMAIIRKHSFGPFDPNGAGRASGHYTASVSHVPGRLDGRYVFTEVSAGSRLQVDSTCKVPMPLIGGKLEDLVLQSVNDVFTIEGAFTAEWIAEHV; encoded by the coding sequence ATGAGCCGATCCCGGCAGACAACGATGCCGTTCGACGCACCCGTGGAAACCATCTACGCCGTGTACGCGAACGCCGCGTACTGGCAGGCCATGATGGACCGCTACGACAACCTCACTCCCGGAAAATCCGACCTCACGGCCTTCAACGCCGACGAGAGCGGGATCGAGGTCGAGTTCCGGCAGGTGCTGCCGCGCGCGGAGCTGCCCGCCATCCTGCGGTCGGTGATACCGCTCGATATGGCCATCATCCGCAAGCATTCTTTCGGCCCCTTCGACCCGAACGGCGCGGGCCGCGCGAGTGGCCACTACACCGCGTCCGTGTCACACGTGCCGGGGCGGCTCGATGGCCGCTATGTGTTCACCGAGGTCTCGGCGGGCAGCCGGCTGCAGGTCGACAGCACGTGCAAAGTGCCGATGCCGCTGATCGGGGGCAAACTCGAAGACCTGGTCCTGCAGTCCGTCAACGACGTGTTCACGATCGAGGGGGCGTTCACCGCTGAGTGGATCGCCGAGCACGTCTAA
- a CDS encoding class I SAM-dependent methyltransferase has product MSGSPSTSKPVGAVTRGTTGYNRLRRSDRWLAHSPRVRSVLRAAADPLVVDLGYGALPVTTLELAARLRSIRDGIRVVGLEIHPERVATARALAGSSDVHFALGGFELAGLRPVLVRAFNVLRQYPVEAVPEAWAAMSRRLAPGGLILDGTCDELGRRCCWVLLDTDGPVSLTLACDPLRIERPSDLAERLPKVLIHHNVEGQPIHALLGAADRAWASAAGHGVFGPRVRWRAMVELLRAEGLPVAAPRRRMRDGILTVPWAAVAPLS; this is encoded by the coding sequence CTGAGTGGATCGCCGAGCACGTCTAAACCCGTCGGAGCGGTCACCCGGGGCACCACCGGGTACAACCGGCTGCGCCGCAGCGACCGTTGGCTGGCGCACTCGCCGCGGGTGCGCAGCGTGCTGCGCGCCGCCGCCGATCCGCTGGTGGTCGACCTCGGGTACGGGGCGCTGCCGGTGACCACGCTCGAATTGGCCGCGCGGCTGAGATCGATCCGCGACGGTATCCGGGTAGTAGGCCTGGAGATCCACCCCGAACGTGTGGCCACCGCACGCGCGCTGGCGGGCAGCAGCGACGTCCACTTCGCCCTCGGCGGGTTCGAGTTGGCCGGGCTGCGTCCGGTGCTGGTGCGGGCGTTCAACGTATTGCGCCAGTACCCGGTCGAGGCGGTACCCGAGGCCTGGGCGGCGATGTCGCGCCGGCTCGCGCCCGGCGGGCTGATCCTCGACGGAACCTGCGACGAGTTGGGCCGCCGATGCTGCTGGGTGTTGCTGGACACCGACGGGCCGGTGAGCCTGACCCTGGCGTGTGACCCGCTGCGCATCGAGCGTCCGTCGGACCTGGCCGAACGGCTGCCCAAGGTGCTCATCCACCACAACGTCGAAGGACAGCCGATCCACGCGCTGCTCGGCGCGGCCGACCGCGCCTGGGCCAGCGCGGCCGGACACGGGGTGTTCGGGCCGCGGGTGCGCTGGCGGGCCATGGTGGAGTTGTTGCGCGCCGAAGGGCTTCCCGTCGCCGCACCGCGCCGTCGGATGCGGGACGGGATACTCACGGTCCCGTGGGCAGCCGTCGCGCCACTAAGCTGA
- a CDS encoding carbon-nitrogen hydrolase family protein encodes MRIALAQIATGTDPSSNLALVDEYTRRAAADGARLVLFPEATMCRFGVPLGPVAEDLDGPWATAVRDIAAQAGVVVVAGMFVPSQDGRVTNTLIATGGGVNAHYHKIHLYDAFGFTESRTVAPGFEPVTITVDDVTVGLSTCYDIRFPELYVELARRGARLITVHASWGSGPGKLEQWTLLARARALDTTGFIAAVDQAYPGEDIAKAGPTGVGGSLVTSPTGEVLAAADADPHLLVYDVDLDAANQVRDTIAVLQNRSQFAQSDRAQSLG; translated from the coding sequence ATGCGAATCGCCCTGGCGCAGATCGCGACCGGCACAGATCCGTCGTCGAATCTGGCGCTGGTCGACGAGTACACGCGGCGGGCCGCCGCTGACGGCGCCCGGTTGGTGTTGTTCCCCGAGGCCACGATGTGCCGGTTCGGGGTGCCGCTGGGCCCCGTCGCCGAGGATCTCGACGGGCCGTGGGCGACGGCGGTGCGTGACATCGCCGCGCAGGCCGGGGTCGTCGTGGTGGCCGGGATGTTCGTCCCCAGCCAGGACGGGCGGGTCACCAACACCCTGATCGCCACCGGGGGCGGGGTGAACGCGCACTACCACAAGATCCATCTCTACGACGCCTTCGGATTCACCGAATCACGCACTGTGGCACCGGGTTTCGAGCCGGTGACGATCACCGTCGACGACGTCACCGTCGGCCTGAGCACCTGCTACGACATCCGGTTCCCGGAGCTGTACGTGGAGCTGGCCCGTCGCGGCGCCCGACTGATCACCGTGCACGCCTCGTGGGGATCGGGACCCGGCAAGCTGGAGCAGTGGACCCTGCTGGCCCGGGCCCGCGCGCTGGACACCACCGGATTCATCGCCGCGGTCGACCAGGCCTATCCGGGCGAGGACATCGCCAAGGCCGGGCCGACCGGTGTCGGCGGCAGTCTGGTGACCTCCCCCACCGGCGAGGTTCTCGCCGCGGCCGACGCCGACCCGCACCTACTGGTCTACGACGTCGACCTCGATGCCGCCAACCAGGTCCGCGACACCATCGCGGTGCTGCAGAACCGCTCACAGTTCGCTCAGTCCGATAGGGCACAATCGCTGGGGTGA
- a CDS encoding LmeA family phospholipid-binding protein → MTDPWARPTDQSPPAPSADVPPQPPTPEQPGQPVSDAQQPQDTSALAKVKKLLSDPLSVVLVFVIVLALVAAGVLGGELYARNRADKIVASIVECVVGDGAKASFDPLPPFLMQHVTGHYTNINVETAGNQIREAKGMKVKLDIRDVRVKETADASGTVGSLVANIDWSTDGLRETVGDMVQLPFIGSAISDVRTNPSKGTIELKGLLGTITAKPTVVNKGISLQIIDLSAIGLSWPRETLQPILDKFTAQLTENYPMGIHADSVQVTDSGVQARFSATNASMPKPTDDPCFAKL, encoded by the coding sequence GTGACCGATCCCTGGGCTCGCCCAACCGACCAGTCCCCGCCAGCTCCTTCGGCGGACGTGCCGCCGCAGCCGCCGACGCCTGAGCAGCCCGGGCAGCCGGTATCCGACGCTCAGCAGCCGCAGGACACGTCGGCCCTGGCGAAGGTCAAGAAGCTGCTGTCGGATCCGTTGTCGGTGGTACTGGTCTTCGTGATCGTGCTGGCACTGGTCGCGGCCGGCGTACTCGGCGGCGAGCTGTATGCCCGCAACCGTGCCGACAAGATCGTCGCCTCGATCGTGGAATGCGTCGTCGGGGACGGCGCGAAGGCCTCGTTCGATCCGCTGCCGCCGTTCCTCATGCAGCACGTGACCGGTCACTACACGAACATCAACGTCGAGACCGCGGGCAACCAGATCCGTGAGGCCAAGGGCATGAAGGTCAAGCTGGACATCCGGGACGTGCGGGTGAAGGAAACCGCCGACGCCAGCGGCACCGTGGGCTCGCTGGTCGCCAACATCGACTGGAGCACCGACGGCCTCCGCGAGACCGTGGGCGACATGGTCCAGCTGCCGTTCATCGGCTCGGCGATCTCGGATGTGCGGACCAACCCGTCCAAGGGCACCATCGAACTCAAAGGCCTGCTCGGCACCATCACGGCCAAGCCCACGGTGGTCAACAAGGGCATCTCGCTGCAGATCATCGACCTGAGCGCGATCGGCCTGTCCTGGCCGCGGGAGACCCTGCAGCCGATCCTGGACAAGTTCACCGCCCAGCTGACCGAGAACTATCCGATGGGGATCCACGCCGACAGCGTGCAGGTCACCGACAGCGGCGTGCAGGCGAGGTTCTCCGCGACGAACGCGTCGATGCCCAAGCCCACCGACGACCCCTGCTTCGCGAAGCTGTAG
- the deoC gene encoding deoxyribose-phosphate aldolase: MMGSYTRAQVAALVDHTLLKPEATVVDVEKLVAEGADLGVFSVCVSPSLVSAAAAVAPGGLAVAAVSGFPSGKHLAEIKARESQLAAAAGAVEIDMVIDVGAALTGDLDAIAAEVAAVRAAVPGATLKVIVESAALLEFAGEALLQDVCRAAVGAGADFVKTSTGFHPSGGASTRAVELMARAVGDGVGVKASGGIRTAETAVAMLDAGATRLGLSGTRAVLDGLAG, from the coding sequence CTGATGGGCAGCTACACCCGGGCTCAGGTCGCCGCACTGGTCGACCACACGCTGCTCAAGCCGGAAGCCACCGTGGTCGACGTCGAGAAACTGGTGGCCGAGGGCGCCGACCTCGGGGTGTTCTCGGTCTGCGTGTCGCCGTCGCTGGTGTCCGCCGCGGCCGCGGTCGCCCCGGGCGGCCTGGCGGTGGCCGCGGTGTCCGGTTTCCCCTCGGGTAAACACCTGGCCGAGATCAAGGCCCGCGAATCGCAACTGGCCGCGGCCGCGGGCGCCGTCGAGATCGACATGGTGATCGACGTCGGGGCCGCGCTGACCGGCGACCTGGACGCGATCGCTGCCGAGGTCGCCGCGGTGCGCGCGGCAGTACCCGGTGCCACGCTCAAGGTGATCGTCGAGTCCGCGGCGCTGCTGGAGTTCGCCGGCGAGGCGCTGTTGCAGGACGTCTGCCGGGCCGCCGTCGGCGCCGGGGCCGACTTCGTCAAGACCTCCACCGGCTTCCATCCCAGCGGGGGCGCCTCCACCCGTGCTGTCGAACTGATGGCGCGCGCGGTGGGTGACGGCGTCGGGGTCAAGGCCAGCGGCGGCATCCGCACCGCCGAGACGGCGGTGGCGATGCTCGACGCCGGGGCCACCCGGCTCGGCCTGTCGGGCACCCGGGCGGTACTCGACGGCCTCGCCGGTTAG
- a CDS encoding DUF2599 domain-containing protein produces MRSPLAALGAVCLTLSATLTFVPCAAAEPGLEHSYVDHVEWAKWGDLSSLRVYPTDAARALTRQPGNAADADQAWAQVLALAPDADLPGMRAQFLCHWTFAELVEPGKTSWNLEPWRPEVAPEVMLAGGCNPGGSEEPF; encoded by the coding sequence ATGCGTTCGCCACTGGCCGCACTCGGCGCGGTGTGCCTGACGCTGAGCGCGACCCTGACCTTCGTGCCCTGCGCAGCCGCCGAGCCCGGCCTCGAGCACAGCTACGTCGACCACGTCGAATGGGCGAAATGGGGCGACCTGTCCAGCCTGCGCGTCTATCCGACCGACGCCGCGCGGGCGCTCACCCGTCAGCCCGGCAACGCCGCGGACGCCGATCAGGCCTGGGCCCAGGTGCTGGCCCTGGCCCCGGATGCAGACCTTCCGGGGATGCGTGCGCAGTTCCTGTGCCACTGGACGTTCGCCGAACTCGTCGAGCCGGGTAAGACCAGTTGGAATCTGGAGCCGTGGCGGCCCGAGGTCGCCCCCGAGGTGATGCTGGCCGGCGGATGCAATCCCGGCGGCAGTGAGGAACCGTTCTGA